The proteins below come from a single Magallana gigas chromosome 10, xbMagGiga1.1, whole genome shotgun sequence genomic window:
- the LOC105328967 gene encoding partitioning defective 3 homolog isoform X2, translated as MPMKVTVCFDRVRVIVPCGDGDLLVKELTEKAILRYKKATGKSNDHWVSVHNLRTINDGGILDPDDQLNDVVDDREQLIADYEEQGGQTYQPHNGDGASQSSAGTASPDIFQGSGESSSPFPSTKTISVYQPSNEHDVVVTSKDIETHGSLLTVRHGSEPALNILDGDKPYKKDIKALSTLTLISVVEEPSDSEDLEVEKEMAPSGDKGKAPISRFSRDTWRQSLGNRPDMYKWLEAQERQQERMEGPIHPMERREPVGGVSTEPGTDSRVDHHTHSGILIHLPNDGGPLGIHVVPDYDDSGKELGLLVQGVEEGGRVFKDGRLRENDRIIDINGQTLMGVTFSKAQDIFRSAMKDNNIRLRIIKKQAPPPLPKQPPPPIMPKPKNHTPAKPSPLTLPPPRLNESDLSSPTGPEQTSTPIVSVQNSSSSIEGLIPSPIKPVIPAKPTSPTKKVPPAIPTRNPDTTLSTGNATKERNKLVAPTNTKKIGKKMEITLVKGPVSLGFSVTTRDNPAGGDSPIYIKNILPRGAAITDGRLKAGDRLLEVNGEDLTGKTQADVVSLLRNAPMGSSVRLVISRQEVIDEKFQVPRELRDDSVSETRPVLQPPEKTGDTDGLLTANRNKEILRLDIPLSESGSAGLGVSVKGKTMTTDRGTRDLGIFVKSVIHGGAASKDGRLAVNDQLIEVNSEKLMGLSNTDAMEMLRRAMQLDGPIPGHIHLVVARKIGAPSPSPFTQEASPDAFVFGANNRMVRETDHAKHSLMKDADMVESPRLDYMDGGSGKARNFLIDRLTNGGLRNESYTKATRDELDDSAMSHDQDDGFRNQSYNLALRGSGNILSPGTSPFKPMQKSTPFVDPNVMIENDDEEMESRQRMRPHSTIGFLHHNHSNSSSSEDLNQQPVWLQGGDWGPPGSPGGEELSPTSPLGEFKREGFGRQSMSEKRKGHIDPSRSEVYQRVKSSRQRGFGEGRRAASFHVTGGAMGSLKRVGSAESLLSRNSRNRPRTSRLPPLPVHGQRITDRRAVEPPQSNLKRFSSLENLAQMTPGDTDESRESLNASQESHDDSQRGGVKLGRGRGCNLSFRAAVDRSYDPVPQELSTMDPQVQNENQEGILESSGGFTVGEHVEEESSEGGSVTQAAINNSGHSSMSSEAEEAKKSKKKQTKEKKGPGGIFKGLLRRSNKNKRDETKAAEETDRQAEPVEKGHDSFKNLFEETEFERIHEQVRQLQDQKSNAEFMKLEQKYSDGAPQFSLHSPQIQGSSIIMEDHSQTSNNSSSRFTDHSSHYTESSSRLTDKNPSSYNDYQSQFAGHPQPSRSIVDSESMSRAEWIQHLRREHQRRHQEREGHYPLDDREERYEKEIQADETRVGTPWQDARDLAWQNARHSANERYGKSAIPENILYPHHPPSSVVPDSSYHGYQGNRTQSTGHSYPERPHSRPAYQEPSSYHHNYHYHDNIIHQRQRSNEYIPPRQQAIEHFQHHRQNSDLSEQHTQEFYSRRPPLQPRPYTPKEHWQNTESAPAMMKHYPHPQAPPGPGPQYGDPIFAYRDPIYPSMAGKRSVQSLSSQPGSAKV; from the exons TCCAACGATCACTGGGTGTCTGTTCACAATCTACGTACCATCAACGATGGTGGAATCTTAGACCCAGACGATCAACTCAACGATGTCGTAGACGATCGAGAACAG CTGATAGCAGATTACGAGGAACAGGGGGGTCAAACGTATCAGCCCCACAATGGTGATGGGGCGAGCCAGAGCTCTGCAGGAACAGCCAGTCCGGACATCTTCCAGGGGAGCGGAGAGAGCAGCAGTCCATTCCCGTCCACCAAAACCATCTCTGTGTACCAGCCCAGCAATGAACACGATGTGGTGGTCACCTCTAAAGACATCGAAACACATG GGTCCCTTTTGACAGTCAGACATGGAAGTGAACCAGCACTCAACATCCTGGATGGGGATAAACCATATAAAAAAGACATCAAAGCA CTGTCCACTCTCACTTTGATTTCAGTG GTGGAAGAGCCATCAGATTCGGAGGACTTGGAAGTGGAGAAAGAGATGGCGCCATCTGGTGACAAGGGGAAGGCTCCGATCAGCCGATTTTCTCGGGACACATGGCGACAGTCCCTGGGCAACCGTCCTGACATGTACAAATGGCTGGAGGCTCAGGAGAGGCAGCAGGAGCGGATGGAAGGACCCATACATCCG ATGGAAAGACGTGAACCAGTAGGTGGAGTCAGTACAGAACCAGGGACCGACTCAAGAGTGGACCACCACACACACAG TGGCATTTTGATTCATCTGCCTAATGACGGTGGTCCCCTTGGGATTCATGTGGTGCCAGACTATGATGACTCGGGAAA AGAACTTGGGCTGCTGGTGCAAGGTGTAGAGGAAGGAGGGAGGGTGTTTAAAGATGGCAGACTACGAGAAAATGACCGCATCATTGATATCAACGGACAGACACTCATGGGAGTCACCTTCTCCAA AGCTCAAGACATTTTCCGCTCAGCCATGAAAGACAACAACATACGACTGAGAATCATCAAAAAACAAGCCCCTCCCCCTCTTCCCAAACAGCCCCCACCCCCCATAATGCCAAAACCCAAGAACCACACCCCAGCTAAACCCTCTCCCCTTACCCTGCCCCCGCCACGGTTGAATGAATCAGACCTGTCCAGTCCGACCGGTCCAGAACAGACCAGTACCCCCATAGTGTCTGTACAGAACAGTAG TAGCAGTATAGAAGGACTTATCCCGTCCCCCATTAAGCCAGTCATACCCGCCAAACCAACCTCACCCACAAAGAAGGTCCCCCCTGCCATCCCGACCCGGAATCCGGACACGACTCTATCAACGGGCAATGCGACCAAGGAACGCAATAAACTGGTGGCCCCCACCAACACCAAGAAAATTGGCAAGAAGATGGAGATCACATTAGTCAAAG GTCCAGTTAGCCTCGGTTTTAGTGTGACCACCAGGGATAACCCGGCAGGAGGGGATTCCCCGATCTATATTAAGAACATCTTGCCCAGAGGTGCAGCCATCACAGACGGCAGGTTGAAGGCAGGAGACCGACTGCTGGAG GTTAACGGAGAGGACCTGACCGGTAAGACCCAGGCTGACGTGGTATCCCTTCTCCGGAACGCTCCAATGGGAAGCTCCGTTCGACTGGTCATCTCCAGGCAGGAAGTGATTGACGAGAAGTTCCAGGTGCCAAGAGAGCTG CGAGACGATTCCGTCTCAGAAACCCGTCCTGTCTTACAGCCGCCAGAAAAAACTGGGGACACCGACGGACTGCTGACGGCCAATCGGAACAAGGAGATCCTTCGCCTGGACATTCCCCTGTCCGAGTCAGGCTCAGCTGGCCTGGGGGTCAGTGTCAAGGGCAAAACTATGACAACTGACAGAGGCACGCGGGACCTGGGAATTTTTGTCAAATCTGTGATTCATGGAGGGGCAGCTAGCAAG GACGGACGTCTGGCGGTCAATGACCAGCTGATTGAGGTCAACAGTGAGAAGCTGATGGGGCTGTCCAACACAGACGCCATGGAGATGTTACGCCGCGCGATGCAGCTGGACGGTCCCATTCCAGGACACATCCACCTGGTGGTCGCCCGTAAAATTGGGGcaccctccccctcccccttcaCTCAGGAAGCCTCCCCCGATGCTTTTGTGTTTGGTGCTAATAATAGAATGGTTCGCGAGACCGACCATGCAAAACATTCTCTTATGAAGGATGCTGATATGGTTGAATCACCCCGACTGGACTACATGGACGGGGGTTCCGGGAAGGCGAGGAATTTCTTGATAGATCGCCTGACTAACGGGGGACTACGGAACGAATCCTACACCAAGGCGACTCGAGACGAGTTGGATGATAGTGCTATGTCACATGACCAGGACGATGGATTCCGTAATCAGTCCTACAATCTAGCCCTGCGGGGCAGTGGCAATATCTTGTCTCCGGGGACTTCGCCATTTAAACCCATGCAGAAAAGTACCCCCTTTGTGGACCCCAATGTCATGATTGAGAATGATGACGAGGAGATG GAGAGCCGCCAGAGGATGCGGCCCCACTCCACCATCGGCTTTCTCCATCACAACCACTCTAACAGCTCAAGCTCCGAGGACCTAAACCAGCAGCCTGTGTGGCTCCAGGGTGGAGACTGGGGACCCCCGGGGAGTCCAGGGGGAGAGGAGCT GTCCCCAACCAGTCCTCTAGGAGAGTTCAAGCGCGAAGGCTTTGGTCGACAGAGCATGTCCGAAAAACGAAAAGGTCATATTGATCCAAGTCGCAGTGAGGTTTATCAACGTGTCAAATCAAGTCGGCAACGAG GATTTGGAGAGGGTCGAAGAGCGGCATCTTTTCATGTCacgg GTGGCGCCATGGGAAGTCTGAAGCGGGTCGGATCAGCGGAATCTCTCCTGAGTCGGAACTCTAGGAATCGCCCCCGAACTTCTCGGTTACCCCCCTTACCCGTGCATGGCCAGCGCATTA CTGACCGGCGGGCAGTAGAGCCTCCACAGTCCAACCTCAAGCGATTCAGCTCCCTGGAGAATCTGGCCCAGATGACCCCTGGGGACACAGACGAGAGTAGGGAAAGCTTGAACGCATCTCAGGAGAGCCATGATGACTCACAGAGGGGCGGAGTCAAGCTGGGACGGGGGCGGGGCTGTAATCTTAGTTTCCGGGCCGCCGTGGACCGATCGTACGACCCAGTGCCTCAGGAACTCAGTACTATGGATCCCC AAGTCCAAAATGAGAATCAGGAAGGAATTCTGGAATCCAGTGGTGGCTTCACTGTAGGAGAACATG TGGAGGAGGAGAGCAGTGAGGGAGGGTCCGTAACACAGGCGGCCATCAATAACTCCGGACATTCCTCCATGAGCAGCGAGGCAGAGGAGGCCAAAAAATCCAAGAAGAAACAGACCAAGGAGAAAAAAGGCCCGGGCGGCATATTTAAAGGCTTGCTGAG GAGAAGTAACAAGAACAAACGAGACGAGACAAAAGCAGCTGaggagacagacagacaggcagaGCCTGTAGAGAAAGGTCATGACAG TTTTAAGAATTTATTTGAAGAAACTGAGTTTGAGAG AATTCATGAGCAAGTCCGACAGTTACAGGATCAAAAATCCAACGCAGAGTTCATGAAACTTGAGCAGAAATACTCTGATGGTGCTCCTCAATTCTCTCTCCACTCGCCTCAAATCCAGGGCAGTTCCATAATCATGGAGGATCACTCCCAAACCTCAAATAATTCATCCTCACGCTTCACTGATCACTCCTCACACTACACAGAAAGCTCATCAAGGTTGACGGATAAAAATCCTTCATCTTACAACGATTACCAGTCACAGTTTGCCGGCCACCCCCAACCCTCTAGATCCATCGTGGATTCGGAATCCATGTCTCGTGCAGAGTGGATCCAGCATCTGAGGCGTGAACACCAGCGTCGGCATCAGGAGAGGGAGGGGCATTATCCTCTCGATGACAGGGAGGAGAGATACGAGAAGGAGATCCAGGCAGACGAGACCAGGGTAGGGACTCCTTGGCAAGATGCCAGGGACTTGGCCTGGCAGAATGCCAGGCACAGCGCTAACGAG CGGTATGGGAAAAGTGCAATACCAGAAAACATCCTGTATCCACATCATCCACCCAGCTCTGTTGTCCCCGACAGCAGTTACCATGGATACCAGGGAAACAGGACACAAAGCACGGGACATTCCTATCCTGAGAg ACCACACAGCAGACCAGCCTATCAGGAGCCATCATCCTATCACCATAACTACCATTACCATGACAACATCATTCATCAACGTCAGCGTAGTAATGAGTACATTCCTCCGCGCCAGCAGGCCATCGAACACTTCCAGCACCACAGACAGAACAGTGATCTATCGGAGCAGCACACCCAGGAATTCTACTCCCGACGCCCCCCTCTACAGCCCCGCCCCTACACCCCCAAGGAACACTGGCAGAACACAGAGAGTGCCCCAGCAATGATGAAACATTACCCCCATCCCCAGGCTCCTCCTGGCCCGGGACCCCAGTATGGGGACCCCATCTTTGCTTACAGGGACCCCATCTATCCTTCCATGGCGGGTAAACGTTCTGTACAGTCTCTGTCCTCACAGCCTGGTTCAGCCAAAGTCTGA
- the LOC105328967 gene encoding partitioning defective 3 homolog isoform X5, translated as MPMKVTVCFDRVRVIVPCGDGDLLVKELTEKAILRYKKATGKSNDHWVSVHNLRTINDGGILDPDDQLNDVVDDREQLIADYEEQGGQTYQPHNGDGASQSSAGTASPDIFQGSGESSSPFPSTKTISVYQPSNEHDVVVTSKDIETHGSLLTVRHGSEPALNILDGDKPYKKDIKALSTLTLISVVEEPSDSEDLEVEKEMAPSGDKGKAPISRFSRDTWRQSLGNRPDMYKWLEAQERQQERMEGPIHPMERREPVGGVSTEPGTDSRVDHHTHSGILIHLPNDGGPLGIHVVPDYDDSGKELGLLVQGVEEGGRVFKDGRLRENDRIIDINGQTLMGVTFSKAQDIFRSAMKDNNIRLRIIKKQAPPPLPKQPPPPIMPKPKNHTPAKPSPLTLPPPRLNESDLSSPTGPEQTSTPIVSVQNSSSSSIEGLIPSPIKPVIPAKPTSPTKKVPPAIPTRNPDTTLSTGNATKERNKLVAPTNTKKIGKKMEITLVKGPVSLGFSVTTRDNPAGGDSPIYIKNILPRGAAITDGRLKAGDRLLEVNGEDLTGKTQADVVSLLRNAPMGSSVRLVISRQEVIDEKFQVPRELPPEKTGDTDGLLTANRNKEILRLDIPLSESGSAGLGVSVKGKTMTTDRGTRDLGIFVKSVIHGGAASKDGRLAVNDQLIEVNSEKLMGLSNTDAMEMLRRAMQLDGPIPGHIHLVVARKIGAPSPSPFTQEASPDAFVFGANNRMVRETDHAKHSLMKDADMVESPRLDYMDGGSGKARNFLIDRLTNGGLRNESYTKATRDELDDSAMSHDQDDGFRNQSYNLALRGSGNILSPGTSPFKPMQKSTPFVDPNVMIENDDEEMESRQRMRPHSTIGFLHHNHSNSSSSEDLNQQPVWLQGGDWGPPGSPGGEELSPTSPLGEFKREGFGRQSMSEKRKGHIDPSRSEVYQRVKSSRQRGFGEGRRAASFHVTGGAMGSLKRVGSAESLLSRNSRNRPRTSRLPPLPVHGQRITDRRAVEPPQSNLKRFSSLENLAQMTPGDTDESRESLNASQESHDDSQRGGVKLGRGRGCNLSFRAAVDRSYDPVPQELSTMDPQVQNENQEGILESSGGFTVGEHVEEESSEGGSVTQAAINNSGHSSMSSEAEEAKKSKKKQTKEKKGPGGIFKGLLRRSNKNKRDETKAAEETDRQAEPVEKGHDSFKNLFEETEFERIHEQVRQLQDQKSNAEFMKLEQKYSDGAPQFSLHSPQIQGSSIIMEDHSQTSNNSSSRFTDHSSHYTESSSRLTDKNPSSYNDYQSQFAGHPQPSRSIVDSESMSRAEWIQHLRREHQRRHQEREGHYPLDDREERYEKEIQADETRVGTPWQDARDLAWQNARHSANERYGKSAIPENILYPHHPPSSVVPDSSYHGYQGNRTQSTGHSYPERPHSRPAYQEPSSYHHNYHYHDNIIHQRQRSNEYIPPRQQAIEHFQHHRQNSDLSEQHTQEFYSRRPPLQPRPYTPKEHWQNTESAPAMMKHYPHPQAPPGPGPQYGDPIFAYRDPIYPSMAGKRSVQSLSSQPGSAKV; from the exons TCCAACGATCACTGGGTGTCTGTTCACAATCTACGTACCATCAACGATGGTGGAATCTTAGACCCAGACGATCAACTCAACGATGTCGTAGACGATCGAGAACAG CTGATAGCAGATTACGAGGAACAGGGGGGTCAAACGTATCAGCCCCACAATGGTGATGGGGCGAGCCAGAGCTCTGCAGGAACAGCCAGTCCGGACATCTTCCAGGGGAGCGGAGAGAGCAGCAGTCCATTCCCGTCCACCAAAACCATCTCTGTGTACCAGCCCAGCAATGAACACGATGTGGTGGTCACCTCTAAAGACATCGAAACACATG GGTCCCTTTTGACAGTCAGACATGGAAGTGAACCAGCACTCAACATCCTGGATGGGGATAAACCATATAAAAAAGACATCAAAGCA CTGTCCACTCTCACTTTGATTTCAGTG GTGGAAGAGCCATCAGATTCGGAGGACTTGGAAGTGGAGAAAGAGATGGCGCCATCTGGTGACAAGGGGAAGGCTCCGATCAGCCGATTTTCTCGGGACACATGGCGACAGTCCCTGGGCAACCGTCCTGACATGTACAAATGGCTGGAGGCTCAGGAGAGGCAGCAGGAGCGGATGGAAGGACCCATACATCCG ATGGAAAGACGTGAACCAGTAGGTGGAGTCAGTACAGAACCAGGGACCGACTCAAGAGTGGACCACCACACACACAG TGGCATTTTGATTCATCTGCCTAATGACGGTGGTCCCCTTGGGATTCATGTGGTGCCAGACTATGATGACTCGGGAAA AGAACTTGGGCTGCTGGTGCAAGGTGTAGAGGAAGGAGGGAGGGTGTTTAAAGATGGCAGACTACGAGAAAATGACCGCATCATTGATATCAACGGACAGACACTCATGGGAGTCACCTTCTCCAA AGCTCAAGACATTTTCCGCTCAGCCATGAAAGACAACAACATACGACTGAGAATCATCAAAAAACAAGCCCCTCCCCCTCTTCCCAAACAGCCCCCACCCCCCATAATGCCAAAACCCAAGAACCACACCCCAGCTAAACCCTCTCCCCTTACCCTGCCCCCGCCACGGTTGAATGAATCAGACCTGTCCAGTCCGACCGGTCCAGAACAGACCAGTACCCCCATAGTGTCTGTACAGAACAGTAG CAGTAGCAGTATAGAAGGACTTATCCCGTCCCCCATTAAGCCAGTCATACCCGCCAAACCAACCTCACCCACAAAGAAGGTCCCCCCTGCCATCCCGACCCGGAATCCGGACACGACTCTATCAACGGGCAATGCGACCAAGGAACGCAATAAACTGGTGGCCCCCACCAACACCAAGAAAATTGGCAAGAAGATGGAGATCACATTAGTCAAAG GTCCAGTTAGCCTCGGTTTTAGTGTGACCACCAGGGATAACCCGGCAGGAGGGGATTCCCCGATCTATATTAAGAACATCTTGCCCAGAGGTGCAGCCATCACAGACGGCAGGTTGAAGGCAGGAGACCGACTGCTGGAG GTTAACGGAGAGGACCTGACCGGTAAGACCCAGGCTGACGTGGTATCCCTTCTCCGGAACGCTCCAATGGGAAGCTCCGTTCGACTGGTCATCTCCAGGCAGGAAGTGATTGACGAGAAGTTCCAGGTGCCAAGAGAGCTG CCGCCAGAAAAAACTGGGGACACCGACGGACTGCTGACGGCCAATCGGAACAAGGAGATCCTTCGCCTGGACATTCCCCTGTCCGAGTCAGGCTCAGCTGGCCTGGGGGTCAGTGTCAAGGGCAAAACTATGACAACTGACAGAGGCACGCGGGACCTGGGAATTTTTGTCAAATCTGTGATTCATGGAGGGGCAGCTAGCAAG GACGGACGTCTGGCGGTCAATGACCAGCTGATTGAGGTCAACAGTGAGAAGCTGATGGGGCTGTCCAACACAGACGCCATGGAGATGTTACGCCGCGCGATGCAGCTGGACGGTCCCATTCCAGGACACATCCACCTGGTGGTCGCCCGTAAAATTGGGGcaccctccccctcccccttcaCTCAGGAAGCCTCCCCCGATGCTTTTGTGTTTGGTGCTAATAATAGAATGGTTCGCGAGACCGACCATGCAAAACATTCTCTTATGAAGGATGCTGATATGGTTGAATCACCCCGACTGGACTACATGGACGGGGGTTCCGGGAAGGCGAGGAATTTCTTGATAGATCGCCTGACTAACGGGGGACTACGGAACGAATCCTACACCAAGGCGACTCGAGACGAGTTGGATGATAGTGCTATGTCACATGACCAGGACGATGGATTCCGTAATCAGTCCTACAATCTAGCCCTGCGGGGCAGTGGCAATATCTTGTCTCCGGGGACTTCGCCATTTAAACCCATGCAGAAAAGTACCCCCTTTGTGGACCCCAATGTCATGATTGAGAATGATGACGAGGAGATG GAGAGCCGCCAGAGGATGCGGCCCCACTCCACCATCGGCTTTCTCCATCACAACCACTCTAACAGCTCAAGCTCCGAGGACCTAAACCAGCAGCCTGTGTGGCTCCAGGGTGGAGACTGGGGACCCCCGGGGAGTCCAGGGGGAGAGGAGCT GTCCCCAACCAGTCCTCTAGGAGAGTTCAAGCGCGAAGGCTTTGGTCGACAGAGCATGTCCGAAAAACGAAAAGGTCATATTGATCCAAGTCGCAGTGAGGTTTATCAACGTGTCAAATCAAGTCGGCAACGAG GATTTGGAGAGGGTCGAAGAGCGGCATCTTTTCATGTCacgg GTGGCGCCATGGGAAGTCTGAAGCGGGTCGGATCAGCGGAATCTCTCCTGAGTCGGAACTCTAGGAATCGCCCCCGAACTTCTCGGTTACCCCCCTTACCCGTGCATGGCCAGCGCATTA CTGACCGGCGGGCAGTAGAGCCTCCACAGTCCAACCTCAAGCGATTCAGCTCCCTGGAGAATCTGGCCCAGATGACCCCTGGGGACACAGACGAGAGTAGGGAAAGCTTGAACGCATCTCAGGAGAGCCATGATGACTCACAGAGGGGCGGAGTCAAGCTGGGACGGGGGCGGGGCTGTAATCTTAGTTTCCGGGCCGCCGTGGACCGATCGTACGACCCAGTGCCTCAGGAACTCAGTACTATGGATCCCC AAGTCCAAAATGAGAATCAGGAAGGAATTCTGGAATCCAGTGGTGGCTTCACTGTAGGAGAACATG TGGAGGAGGAGAGCAGTGAGGGAGGGTCCGTAACACAGGCGGCCATCAATAACTCCGGACATTCCTCCATGAGCAGCGAGGCAGAGGAGGCCAAAAAATCCAAGAAGAAACAGACCAAGGAGAAAAAAGGCCCGGGCGGCATATTTAAAGGCTTGCTGAG GAGAAGTAACAAGAACAAACGAGACGAGACAAAAGCAGCTGaggagacagacagacaggcagaGCCTGTAGAGAAAGGTCATGACAG TTTTAAGAATTTATTTGAAGAAACTGAGTTTGAGAG AATTCATGAGCAAGTCCGACAGTTACAGGATCAAAAATCCAACGCAGAGTTCATGAAACTTGAGCAGAAATACTCTGATGGTGCTCCTCAATTCTCTCTCCACTCGCCTCAAATCCAGGGCAGTTCCATAATCATGGAGGATCACTCCCAAACCTCAAATAATTCATCCTCACGCTTCACTGATCACTCCTCACACTACACAGAAAGCTCATCAAGGTTGACGGATAAAAATCCTTCATCTTACAACGATTACCAGTCACAGTTTGCCGGCCACCCCCAACCCTCTAGATCCATCGTGGATTCGGAATCCATGTCTCGTGCAGAGTGGATCCAGCATCTGAGGCGTGAACACCAGCGTCGGCATCAGGAGAGGGAGGGGCATTATCCTCTCGATGACAGGGAGGAGAGATACGAGAAGGAGATCCAGGCAGACGAGACCAGGGTAGGGACTCCTTGGCAAGATGCCAGGGACTTGGCCTGGCAGAATGCCAGGCACAGCGCTAACGAG CGGTATGGGAAAAGTGCAATACCAGAAAACATCCTGTATCCACATCATCCACCCAGCTCTGTTGTCCCCGACAGCAGTTACCATGGATACCAGGGAAACAGGACACAAAGCACGGGACATTCCTATCCTGAGAg ACCACACAGCAGACCAGCCTATCAGGAGCCATCATCCTATCACCATAACTACCATTACCATGACAACATCATTCATCAACGTCAGCGTAGTAATGAGTACATTCCTCCGCGCCAGCAGGCCATCGAACACTTCCAGCACCACAGACAGAACAGTGATCTATCGGAGCAGCACACCCAGGAATTCTACTCCCGACGCCCCCCTCTACAGCCCCGCCCCTACACCCCCAAGGAACACTGGCAGAACACAGAGAGTGCCCCAGCAATGATGAAACATTACCCCCATCCCCAGGCTCCTCCTGGCCCGGGACCCCAGTATGGGGACCCCATCTTTGCTTACAGGGACCCCATCTATCCTTCCATGGCGGGTAAACGTTCTGTACAGTCTCTGTCCTCACAGCCTGGTTCAGCCAAAGTCTGA